ACCTTGAATATAAATACTGTCGTTCCCAGGGTTATAACATCGCCGGGCTCAAGCGCCTTGCTGTTAATTCTTACACCGTTGACCATGGTTCCGTTCGTGCTGCCGAGGTCTGTAATTGTATACCGGCCGCGATGCAGCTCAAGGCGGGCATGGCGGCGCGATACGCTGCTGTCATTAAGCACTATGTCGCAGCCCTCCCGGCGCCCTATAATCATTGAAATATCGCCCAGCTTAAAAACTTTTCCCCGGTCCGGGCCTGCCTTAACCTGAAGGTAACCGTGAACAGGAGCCGGTGCTTCCATCCGGAAAGAGTCCCTGACTGAAACAAACCGCTGGGTGTTTTCTATAGATTCTCCTGCCTCCAAGCCGCCCTCCCCAGAGGGAATCGCGCCGAACTCCGATTCCACCTTCATGCCGCCTGAAGGCACAGTTTCATCCCGGCTGAATTTTACGTCAGGCGGTCCCGCCAGAGTGTATTTTTTTTCTTCAGCCTTTTGCCTGATGTATTCCTGCAGTTCCCCGGACAGCAGGGAGGCGAACTGAGAAATGTTTTCCCAGTCAGAAGGGTGCAGGTGGACATTATACCGGTTTGGCACATAAATGTTGCTGATGCTGACCCTTCTGGCATCTCTCATTTCCCTGGCCAGCTTCTTGGCTATTTCCACCGGCTGAATGCGGCCGCCGAATTTGTCCTTAAAAAACCCTTCTATGTATTTTTCCAGGCTTCCCTCTAAATCGGAAAACAGACGCATTCATACTCACCCTCTGGTATTCAGTCTTTCCCCCATCACCGCTATTTTTCTCCTCAATTGCCCGCAGGCAGCATCAATGTCGGCACCCAGTCCGCGCCTGACGGTCACGGCCAGACCGTGCCTTTCCAGAATCTTTTTAAAAAGTTCTACCTGCAGCCTGGAGGGAGTTTTAACGCCCCTCTCAGGTACCGGATTGGCCGGGATCAGGTTTACATGACACGGCATTTTTCCCTTCAACAGCCTTACCAGTTCCTCCGCATGTTCTTTCCTGTCATTTACTCCTGCCAGAAGAGCATACTCAAAGGTAACCCGCCTGCCCGTCTCCTGGGCATAATCGCGGCAGGCAGCCATCAGTTCTGTTAAGGGGTATTTTCTATTTACAGGAACCAGAATGTCCCTGAGCCGGTCGTTTGGCGCATGCAGCGACACGGCCAGGGTCAATGCCAGCTTTTCCCGGGCCAGCCGCCTGATGCCGGGAACCAGGCCACAGGTTGACACGGTAATGTGGCGGCACCCTATATGCAGCCCGTACGGCGCGGTAACATTTTTAATAAAAGTCAGAGTCGCATCATAGTTATCCAGAGGCTCACCGGAACCCATCAAAACCACGCTGCTTATACGCTCCCCGGTATCCCGCCGAATGCCCAGCACCTGATCGTAAATTTCGCCGGGGCTTAAGTTCCGCGTCAGCCCACCCAGGGCGGAGGCGCAAAAGCGGCAACCCATGCGGCACCCCGCCTGGGTTGATACACAAACAGAATTGCCGTAGGCGTGCTTCATAAAAACGCTTTCCACCGCCTGGCCGTCAGGCAGGCCAAAGAGATATTTTACTGCGTCTTTTTTTGAGGAAACCTTTTTAGCCAGAATTTCCGGCCGGCTGATAACGGCCGCGGCATCCAGCTTTTCTCTTAAATTTGCAGGAAGATTTGTCATTTCCCGAAAAGATTCTGCGCCTTTCTGGAACACCCATATTGCTACCTGTCCGGCCCGGTACCTCTCGGCTCCCATTCCGGTCAAAAGCCTTTCCAGGCCGGCCAGAGTAAGATCCTTTACATTTATCCTGTCACCGACCACGGGCGAGCCTTCCTTCTTACAGAAACTATTCTCCACCATTTTACCCGATTCCTTTTTTTCTCATCCTGGCTATAAAAAAGCCGTCCATACCATGCCGATATGGCAATACCTGTAAAAAACCGCCCTTCAGCGTCCCTTCAAAATCCAGGCCTGCCGGCAAAAACGGCGAGAGGTCCTCCAGAACAAACTGCGGGTGCTTATCCAAAAACCATTCCACCTGCCTGAGGTTTTCTTCCCGGGTAATGGTACAGGTGCTGTATACTATTACGCCGTTTTTTTTCAAACATCGGGCGACACCTTCCAGAATCTCCCTTTGCAACTGGATTATGGCTGGCAGTTGGCCGGGCTCTTTGCGCCAACGGGCATCAGGCCGCCTCCTTAAAACACCCAGGCCGGAACAGGGAGCATCCACCAGGATAAAATCGGCCTTGTTATAGAGATTTTCCGGCAATTCCCTGGCATCGCCGGCAAGCCCCTCAACGATATTAATGCCAAGGCGGGAGCAGTTTTCTTTTATTAACACCAGCTTATGGGGATGTATATCCACGGCCAGGATCCTGCCCCGGTTTTCCATCAACTGCGCCAGGTGGGTAGTTTTTCCCCCAGGCGCGCTGCAGGCATCGATTACAAAGGCGCCGGGAGCCGGCATTAAGGCCCTGCCGGCCAGCATAGAGCTCTCATCCTGAATTTGAAACAGCCCTTCTTTAAATGACTGAAGCGAGCCGATGGAAAAAAAGCCGTCAATCTTCAATCCTTCAGGCGCAAATTCGGTTTCCGACACGGTCAACCCCTCATTTCTTAATCTTTCGGCCAGGCCATCCCTGGTAATCTTGAGGGTGTTGGTACGCACCGTATTCGGAGCAGGCCCGTTGTTGGCCCGGCACAGGGCAACGGTGTGATCCAGGCCGAACTCTTTTAACCAGCGCTTCACCATCCATACCGGGTGGGAGTAGCGCAGGGATATATGTTTTACAGGGTCATCCTCCAGAGCGGGGAAACTTATTTCATTAAGCCGGCGGGAGATATTGCGCAGCACGCCGTTAACAAACTTAACGGTTCCGGCATGCCCGTATTTTCGCGCCAACTCGGCCCCTTCGTTGCAGACCGCCGAAGGCGGCACCCGGTCCATAAACATCAACTGGTAGACGCCGAGCCTGAGAATGTTAAGCACCGTCCGGCTTTGCGAACTTAAGGGCTGTTTGATAAACTGCTCCAGCACCCAGTCCAGGGTATTAAGCGAGCGCAAGGTGCCATAGGCCAGTTCGGTAGCAAAAGCCCGGTCAAGTTTGCCGGGCCGGTGTTTTTCCAGAACCTGGTTTAAGGCCAGGTTGGCGTATGCACCTTCTTCCTCGACTGCATTGACCACCTTAAGAGCCAGTTCCCTGGCGGACAACCCGGTCAACCTGTTCACCCTTTCCCTGTGGCATGATAAAAAAACGAATTGCTTCCTCCACAGCCGGCACCCTTACCTGAGTATTGAAGCATGGGCCGAAAGGCCGTTCGTTGGTTACGCCCAGCACCGGGATGGGATTTGAATCCTGGATGCCGCTGGTAAGATCGCGCTCGCATGCTATGGCGACAATGGCGCGAGGATGATATTCCTGGACAAACTTCCGCGCCAGGGTGCCTCCTGTAGCAATGCCGACTTTTATTCCGTACCTGTCCCGTAAATCAAGGAGTTTGCTGATCACGCACCTGCCGCAGCGGCGGCAGTTGTCAATATTTACCGTAATCTTGTGGGGGCAGTCGCTGTTCTGCAGGCAGTGCGGCACCAGCAGTAAAACCTGGGCGGGCAGCAAACTGAACAGCTTTGACCGGACCAGGCCGTTATTGACCTCGATAAACGAACTTTTTATTCTGTCCTTGTCAATTTTAAAAATCCTGCCTATAAACAGGGCAATTGGAAAGAAAATATTCACAGCAACCCGCATAGGCCCATGCAGGACTGTGATATCCCTGGCGTAAAGAATGGTCAGAACTATCCCTCCGATGCCAAAAGCCGCCACAACCATGCCGCCCACCAGCAGTCCTGCCAGCGCCAAAAGCAGAACCTGGTCGAAAATGGTCTTCGACGGGCTTAAGGCAAGGTACCATATAACTGCCAGAACGGTTCCGGCACCCAGTAAGCTGACGCTTAAGAGGCCGATAAAAAGTCTCTTGCGCGCCGTAAAGTTTTTCGATTCCACCTTGATTTTCCTCCGGCGGCAAGGATTAGCCGCAATACCGCACTTTGTATTTGATGAATGTATTTTCATGCCTTTCCGTGATGCATGCCTTCATACAAAATTACGAACAAGCCTCGCCCAGAACAATTCCTTCGGGCATTGGTGTCCCCCTCAAAAAATCGCCGGCGCTCAGACGCCTTGCCCCCTGCAATTGAAGCTCGGTGACGGCAATCCGCCCCCTGCCTGTGCCTACAACAATCGCATTGCGGCCGGCAGACATCACTTGACCCGGCTTTAACGCTGCCCCTTCTTCTTCCACAACAGCAGCGCGCCAGATTTTTAGCACCTTGCCGGAAAAATACGTCCTTGCCCCGGGCCAGGGGTTCATCCCCCTGATCTGGTTAAAAATGTCACGGGCAGTCCTGTCCCACCTGATCAGCTCGTCTTCGGTCTTGAGCGGCGGTGCATAAGAGGGAATACCCTGCTGCGGCACTCGCGGAGCCATGCCCTGCCCGACCAACTCAAGGGTCTGCACCAGCAGCCGCGCCCCTAAAACGGCCAGTGCATCGTGAACGGTACCGGCTGTATCTTCCTCCGTAATGGCGACGGCTTCCTGAAGAATCATATCGCCGGTATCCAGTCCTTCATCCATGAACATGGTGGTAATACCGGTCTCTTTTTCCCCGTTGATAACAGCCCAGTGAATCGGGGCAGCACCCCGGTATTTGGGCAGCAAAGAAGCATGAACATTTATGCAGCCATATTTTGGAATGGTTAATATGTCCGGCGGAATGATCCGGCCGTAGGCAACCACCGCTATCACCTGGGGTGACAGCTTTTTTAACAGGGCAGTGAAATCCGCATCCTTTATTTTTAAAGGCTGAAAAACCGGTATGTTCAAAGCATGTGCTGCTTGTTTCACCGGAGGCGGCGTTTCCTTTCTGCCCCTGCCCCTGGGGCGGTCGGGCTGGGTCACCACAGCAAGCACATCATGTCCTGCCTCCACCAGAGCCTTTAGTGACGGCACCGCAAAATCCGGCGTACCCATAAACACTACCCGCATATCTCACCCTGCCTTAATTATCACAATAAATCATAAAAACAGAAAGGCTTAATCCTCTTTTGGTACCAGTTTTCTAATATTTTTGGCCTTTTCAATAAACAAAATACCGTCCAGGTGGTCTATCTCATGCTGAAGCGCCCTGGCCAGGTAGCCTTTGGCTTTTACTTCAAGCGGCTTGCCGCGGCGATCCAGCCCTTTTACTTCAATAACGGAGGCCCGGGTTACATCGCCCACAATCCCGGGTATGCTCAGACAGCCTTCAGAATCGGTTTCATGCCCGGCGCAGCTGGTAATTACCGGGTTGATCATCTCCAGCAGCCCCTCCCCGACATCAACCACAATCACCCGCTTTGATAC
The window above is part of the Pelotomaculum thermopropionicum SI genome. Proteins encoded here:
- a CDS encoding uncharacterized conserved protein produces the protein MESKNFTARKRLFIGLLSVSLLGAGTVLAVIWYLALSPSKTIFDQVLLLALAGLLVGGMVVAAFGIGGIVLTILYARDITVLHGPMRVAVNIFFPIALFIGRIFKIDKDRIKSSFIEVNNGLVRSKLFSLLPAQVLLLVPHCLQNSDCPHKITVNIDNCRRCGRCVISKLLDLRDRYGIKVGIATGGTLARKFVQEYHPRAIVAIACERDLTSGIQDSNPIPVLGVTNERPFGPCFNTQVRVPAVEEAIRFFIMPQGKGEQVDRVVRQGTGS
- a CDS encoding hypothetical signaling protein (containing forkhead associated domain (FHA) (COG1716)) yields the protein MRLFSDLEGSLEKYIEGFFKDKFGGRIQPVEIAKKLAREMRDARRVSISNIYVPNRYNVHLHPSDWENISQFASLLSGELQEYIRQKAEEKKYTLAGPPDVKFSRDETVPSGGMKVESEFGAIPSGEGGLEAGESIENTQRFVSVRDSFRMEAPAPVHGYLQVKAGPDRGKVFKLGDISMIIGRREGCDIVLNDSSVSRRHARLELHRGRYTITDLGSTNGTMVNGVRINSKALEPGDVITLGTTVFIFKVE
- a CDS encoding predicted Fe-S-cluster redox enzyme, producing the protein MVENSFCKKEGSPVVGDRINVKDLTLAGLERLLTGMGAERYRAGQVAIWVFQKGAESFREMTNLPANLREKLDAAAVISRPEILAKKVSSKKDAVKYLFGLPDGQAVESVFMKHAYGNSVCVSTQAGCRMGCRFCASALGGLTRNLSPGEIYDQVLGIRRDTGERISSVVLMGSGEPLDNYDATLTFIKNVTAPYGLHIGCRHITVSTCGLVPGIRRLAREKLALTLAVSLHAPNDRLRDILVPVNRKYPLTELMAACRDYAQETGRRVTFEYALLAGVNDRKEHAEELVRLLKGKMPCHVNLIPANPVPERGVKTPSRLQVELFKKILERHGLAVTVRRGLGADIDAACGQLRRKIAVMGERLNTRG
- the Def gene encoding N-formylmethionyl-tRNA deformylase, which translates into the protein MAVYKIVELGDRILKERAKEVPKINQNIIKLLDNMAETMYHARGVGLAAPQIGVSKRVIVVDVGEGLLEMINPVITSCAGHETDSEGCLSIPGIVGDVTRASVIEVKGLDRRGKPLEVKAKGYLARALQHEIDHLDGILFIEKAKNIRKLVPKED
- the Sun gene encoding tRNA and rRNA cytosine-C5-methylases, with product MNRLTGLSARELALKVVNAVEEEGAYANLALNQVLEKHRPGKLDRAFATELAYGTLRSLNTLDWVLEQFIKQPLSSQSRTVLNILRLGVYQLMFMDRVPPSAVCNEGAELARKYGHAGTVKFVNGVLRNISRRLNEISFPALEDDPVKHISLRYSHPVWMVKRWLKEFGLDHTVALCRANNGPAPNTVRTNTLKITRDGLAERLRNEGLTVSETEFAPEGLKIDGFFSIGSLQSFKEGLFQIQDESSMLAGRALMPAPGAFVIDACSAPGGKTTHLAQLMENRGRILAVDIHPHKLVLIKENCSRLGINIVEGLAGDARELPENLYNKADFILVDAPCSGLGVLRRRPDARWRKEPGQLPAIIQLQREILEGVARCLKKNGVIVYSTCTITREENLRQVEWFLDKHPQFVLEDLSPFLPAGLDFEGTLKGGFLQVLPYRHGMDGFFIARMRKKGIG
- the Fmt gene encoding methionyl-tRNA formyltransferase; protein product: MRVVFMGTPDFAVPSLKALVEAGHDVLAVVTQPDRPRGRGRKETPPPVKQAAHALNIPVFQPLKIKDADFTALLKKLSPQVIAVVAYGRIIPPDILTIPKYGCINVHASLLPKYRGAAPIHWAVINGEKETGITTMFMDEGLDTGDMILQEAVAITEEDTAGTVHDALAVLGARLLVQTLELVGQGMAPRVPQQGIPSYAPPLKTEDELIRWDRTARDIFNQIRGMNPWPGARTYFSGKVLKIWRAAVVEEEGAALKPGQVMSAGRNAIVVGTGRGRIAVTELQLQGARRLSAGDFLRGTPMPEGIVLGEACS